One Nicotiana sylvestris chromosome 12, ASM39365v2, whole genome shotgun sequence genomic window carries:
- the LOC138882973 gene encoding serine/threonine-protein phosphatase 7 long form homolog, with product MDFPPPAHPGPAENQLLVLQGDHRSSFVWEGQLSMQPLRPRRPDDLWEFIGEHPFHARVVARLQATGFYTIFELGRMQLDWSLIMALVERWRPETHTFHLPTGEDTITLEDVQVLYGLRVDGQAVALPQYIRSMMRAQFLDMMGHLTGYRPQGDAGGSRVALSAIRDHMEFLHPDITGETEDLHIERYTRLALLLLFGCVLFSNTSGSKVSMRFLHHLQQLDGLPQYSWGADVLAYLYKSMCRASMGPAVDICGFLPLLQVTKFSNTLFISPHSIWSK from the coding sequence atggactttccTCCGCCTGCGCATCCCGGACCTGCCGAGAATCAGCTACTAGTGTTGCAGGGAGACCATAGGTCCTCCTTTGTATGGGAGGGACAGCTATCGATGCAGCCTCTCCGCCCCAGGAGACCCGACGATTTGTGGGAATTCATCGGGGAGCATCCTTTCCATGCCCGTGTAGTCGCGCGCCTACAGGCTACGGGCTTCTATACGATTTTTGAGCTTGGACGGATGcagcttgattggtctctcatcatggccttggtagagcggtggcgaccggagacgcacacttttcacttgcccactggagaggacaccatcacgctggaggatgttcaggttttgtatgGGCTACGCGTAGATGGACAGGCCGTAGCACTGCCCCAGTACATTAGATCCATGATGCGTGCACAGTTTTTGGATATGATGGGGCATCTTACTGGTTATAGACCTCAGGGTGACGCTGGGGGCAGTCGCGTTGCTTTGTCAGCCATCAGAGATCATATGGAATTTTTGCACCCAGACATTACCGGCGAGACTGAGGATCTCCACATTGAGAGGTACACGCGGTTGGCACTGCTCCTGCTTTTCGGGTGTGTCTTGTTCTCGAACACTTCGggaagtaaagtgagtatgcgctttcTCCATCATCTTCAGCAGTTGGATGGTTTACCCCAGTACAGTTGGGGTGCTGATGTTCTCGCATACCTATATAAGAGCATGTGTCGGGCGAGCATGGGCCCAGcggtggacatatgtggttttctgcccctcctacaggtgacaaaattttcgaatactctgttcatttctccgcattctatatggtcgaaataa